A window of Rhododendron vialii isolate Sample 1 chromosome 11a, ASM3025357v1 contains these coding sequences:
- the LOC131307651 gene encoding uncharacterized protein LOC131307651, with protein sequence MELRPGLSALVTGGASGIGKALSLALAEKGVFVTIVDFSEERGKEVLALVEKEIAKVHPKLEFPSAMFVRCDVTNKRELSAAFETHLATYGGLDICINSAGIANPVPFYNDQSDGSRSWRYTMDVNLIAVIECTRLAVQSMQAAQKPGVIINMGSAAGLYPMPGDPIYSASKGGVVLFTRSLVPYKKQGIRVNVLCPEFVQTELSSKVTPRHIGLMGGFMSMEMVVKGAFELIRDESKAGSCLWITKRRGMEYWPTPMEEAKYLVASSKLRRSSSFKAISNFQVPQSFEKIVVHTLSHNFRSAINIVRTPLKLPIKPDHVLVKIIYAGVNASDVNFSSGRYFSGNNNDLDSRLPFDAGFEAVGIIAAVGDSVKNLKVGTPAALMTFGSYAEFTMVPSKHILPVPRPDPEVVAMLTSGLTASIALEKAAQMDSGKVVLVTAAAGGTGQFAVQLAKLAGNTVIATCGGKEKAMLLRDLGVDRVIDYKAEDIKTVLKEEFSKGVDIVYESVGGAMFDLCLNALAVYGRLVVIGMISQYQGEHGWKPLNYTGLCEKILAKSQTVAGFFLVQYSSLWQEHLDKLFHLYSLGKLKVALDPRKFLGLHSVADAVEYLHSGKSVGKVVVCVDPTFSQQVAKL encoded by the exons ATGGAACTCAGACCGGGCCTATCTGCTCTCGTCACAGGCGGCGCCTCTGGAATTG GTAAAGCTCTTAGTTTGGCGCTTGCGGAGAAGGGAGTTTTTGTTACAATTGTTGATTTCTCTGAAGAGAGGGGAAAGGAAGTGTTAGCCCTTGTTGAAAAGGAGATTGCCAAGGTCCATCCAAAGTTGGAATTTCCATCTGCTATGTTTGTAAGATGTGATGTGACCAACAAAA GAGAACTGTCTGCTGCTTTTGAAACACATTTGGCAACATATGGGGGGCTGGATATCTGTATTAACAGTGCTGGTATTGCAAATCCCGTGCCGTTCTACAATGATCAAAGTGATGGTTCTCGTTCATGGAGATACACTATGGATGTGAACCTCATTGCAGTTATTGAATGCACACGACTTGCG GTTCAATCTATGCAAGCTGCACAAAAGCCTGGCGTAATCATAAACATGGGTTCTGCTGCGGGACTTTATCCAATGCCTGGAGATCCTATCTACTCTGCCTCCAAAG GGGGAGTTGTTTTATTTACCAGATCACTTGTTCCGTACAAGAAACAAGGAATTCGCGTAAATGTGCTTTGTCCTGAG TTTGTTCAAACAGAGTTGAGTTCAAAAGTGACTCCTCGACATATTGGGTTAATGGGGGGCTTCATGTCCATGGAAATGGTGGTAAAAG GTGCTTTTGAGCTTATCAGGGATGAGAGTAAAGCTGGGTCTTGCTTGTGGATTACTAAACGAAGGGGCATGGAGTATTGGCCTACTCCTATGGAAGAAGCAAAATACTTGGTAGCATCTTCAAAATTGAGAAGAAGTTCATCGTTTAAGGCCATATCGAATTTCCAAGTACCTCAGAGCTTTGAGAAAAT AGTTGTTCACACCCTGAGTCACAATTTCCGTAGCGCTATCAACATAGTGCGTACACCATTGAAGTTACCAATCAAACCAGATCATGTACTTGTGAAGATCATTTATGCTGGTGTTAATGCCAGTGAT GTTAATTTTAGCTCGGGACGCTATTTTAGTGGCAACAACAATGACCTTGACTCCCGTCTTCCTTTTGATGCAGGCTTTGAG GCTGTTGGAATAATTGCTGCAGTAGGTGATTCtgttaaaaacttaaaagtgGGCACTCCTGCTGCACTCATGACTTTTGGGAGTTATGCAGAATTCACGATG GTTCCCTCAAAGCACATCCTTCCTGTGCCAAGACCTGACCCAGAAGTTGTTGCCATGCTTACTTCTGGCCTAACAGCATCAATAGCTCTAGAAAAG GCTGCACAGATGGATTCTGGAAAAGTCGTCCTTGTAACTGCTGCTGCAGGTGGGACCGGACAGTTTGCAGTCCAG CTTGCAAAATTAGCTGGAAATACAGTGATTGCAACTTGTGGAGGCAAAGAAAAGGCTATGCTTTTGAGAGATTTGGGTGTTGATCGTGTCATTGACTATAAAGCAGAAGATATTAAAACT GTTCTAAAGGAGGAGTTCTCAAAAGGTGTTGATATTGTCTACGAGTCTGTAGGTGGTGCAATGTTTGATCTGTGCTTGAATGCGCTGGCCGTCTATGGACGACTGGTTGTGATTGGAATGATTTCTCAG TATCAAGGAGAGCATGGATGGAAGCCTTTAAATTACACTGGACTATGTGAAAAGATTCTAGCTAAAAGCCAAACTGTG GCTGGTTTCTTCTTGGTACAGTACAGTTCCCTGTGGCAAGAACATCTAGACAAGCTTTTCCATCTTTACTCCTTAGGAAAGCTCAAG GTTGCCTTGGACCCAAGAAAATTTTTGGGCCTTCATTCCGTAGCAGATGCAGTCGAGTATCTTCATTCTGGAAAAAGTGTGGGCAAG GTGGTGGTTTGCGTTGACCCGACTTTCAGTCAGCAAGTGGCAAAGTTGTGA